TTAGTAAATATGTTTATTGTTTCTTTCCGAAAGCATCTTCCAGTCGGTTGCGAATCATTAATGAGGCAACGATGCCGGGCAGGGTACAAATACAAACCCAGATAAAGAAGTTGGTGTATCCGAGATGTTCCTGTATCCATCCCGCAGGCATCCCGGGAAGCATCATACCCAGTGCCATAAATCCGGTTCCGATAGCATAGTGCGCCGTTTTGTGTTCACCTTCCGCTATGTAAATCAGATATAGCATATAAGCGGTAAAGCCAAAACCATACCCCAACTGTTCGATTGCTACACAAATGGCTATAAATATAGGATTGTCCGGGGTGGCGGCAGCCATCCATACATATAATAGATCGGGAATGTTGATGGCTAATGCCATGGGTAATATCCATTTCTTGAATCCGTCACGGGAAACAAGGAAACCACTGATGACTCCACCGAGCAACAAAGCTATGACACCTATGGTACCGTAGATCATTCCGACGGTTGCCGTAGATAAACCCAGTCCACCTTTATCAGAAGCATCCAGCAGGAAAGGAGAAGCTATTTTGGCTAACTGTGATTCTCCCAACCGGTAGGTAAGGAGGAAAAAGAACATGAGACCGAGGTTCTTTTTCTGAAAGAATGTGACGAAGGTCAGGAGAAAATCTCCCAACAACTTACCCGGTGTGAGTCCGGGACGTTTCATGTCCGAATCAGGATGGGGGAGGATGAGCCGATGATAGATAGTAAGAGCCAAAAATAATCCGGCAAGAAGGTAGAATGTAATGCTCCATGCCAAGGGAATATTGTTCTGTGATGTTTCTAGCCATCCTGCCAGCATGACTAGAATCCCCTGCCCGAAAATATTGGCAAGCCGATAGAAGGTATTCCGGATACCGACAAAGAAAGATTGTTCCTTATTATTGAGCCCGAGCATATAGAAACCGTCTGCTGCGATGTCATGCGTAG
The Bacteroides caecimuris DNA segment above includes these coding regions:
- a CDS encoding MFS transporter gives rise to the protein MTTPTTKRNPWSWIPTLYFAEGLPYVAVMTIAVIMYKRLGLSNTEIALYTSWLYLPWTIKPLWSPFVDLVKTKRAWIIAMQGFIAAGFAGIAFFIPTAHYVQLTLAFFWLLAFSSATHDIAADGFYMLGLNNKEQSFFVGIRNTFYRLANIFGQGILVMLAGWLETSQNNIPLAWSITFYLLAGLFLALTIYHRLILPHPDSDMKRPGLTPGKLLGDFLLTFVTFFQKKNLGLMFFFLLTYRLGESQLAKIASPFLLDASDKGGLGLSTATVGMIYGTIGVIALLLGGVISGFLVSRDGFKKWILPMALAINIPDLLYVWMAAATPDNPIFIAICVAIEQLGYGFGFTAYMLYLIYIAEGEHKTAHYAIGTGFMALGMMLPGMPAGWIQEHLGYTNFFIWVCICTLPGIVASLMIRNRLEDAFGKKQ